The window ACTCAAATTAATCAAAGTTCTTATTATGAATTACAAATCTAAGAGTAGAAAAATCATCAATTAGCAACAACAAAGTTTATGATTGCCTCAAGTTTAAACATTTAGTACTTAACAATAccaaaaagaggggggggggggggggggggggggggggagaaacaATACCCAATTTAGATGGATCTATTAATTGGTCTTTGGATCAGGCATTGGGAAATATATAATAGTCCACAACAGTTACCAAACATCAAATAAAGTAGGGaactagtagctcagttggttggctacctaaCTTTTACCATGTTgatgagggttcgaatccccacattgtaatccacttcccctacccctatgtaataaaaaaaaaacatcaaataAGCAAAAGATCCCCCTATGTAATAACAAAAAAACATCAAATAAGCAAAAGATCGAGTAAAATTAATTCAACAGAACCAGTTACAACTTACAACTCAAATCAATCAAAGTTCTTATTATGAAATTACAAACCTAATAGTAGAAAAATTGATCAATTAGCAACAACTGTCTCAAGTTTAAAACTTTACCAAGAAAAAGATCATTACTCTTAACAGTAACAAAAAGcctaaaaggaaaaaaaacaatAACCAGTTTAGCAAAGTTTACATAGATAGAGAAAGAGATACCAAACATCAAATAAGCAAAAGATCAAGTAATATTAATTTAACAGAGTTCAGCTACAACTCAAATTAATCAAAGTTCTTATTACGAATTACAAATCTAACAGTCGAAAAATCGATCAATTAGCAATAACTGCCTCAAGTTTAATCCTTTACCTAGAAAAGATTATTACtcttaacaaaaaaaaacaaaaaataccaATTTTGATGGATCTATTAATTAAGCAATACCAGTCAGATTCAAAAATATATAACATTCCACAACAGTTACCAAGCAACAATTAACCAAAAGATCTAGTAAAATTAACTCAACATAATTCAGTTACAACTCAAATAAACCAAACTACTTATTATGAATTACAAATCTAACAGTAGAAAAAAGATACCTAGAAAAAGATTATTACTCTTAACAATAAccaactccgcctgtgtgagcttgctcacattgccggtcccaagcccggataaaggaggagggttgccgagggtcaatcggaaacagcctccctacccaggtaggggtaaggctgcgtacatcttaccctccccagaccccactattgtggggctgcgtacatcttaccctccccagaccccactattgtgggattacactgggtagtgaccagcCAACCAGATTCAAATAGATCTATTAATTGGTCTTTGAATCAGGCACTGGAAATAACCCAGCTCCAGTGAAAACTTCTGTAAATAAAAAAATGCTACTGAACAATCAGTCATATCCTCATCAGGCAAAACTCTATGACTCATATTTTTGTTATTATGACTTACATGTCGAGGATCTATcgaaaacagcctctctacccccacaaagatagaggggtaaggtctgtgtacatcctaccctccccagaccatgggattacattgggtatgttgttgctgtTATGAATTACACATCTAACAGTAGCAAAATGGATCAATTAGCAACAACAAAGCTTATAATTCCCTCAAGTGTCAACCTTTACCTAAACAGgattattacaaaaaaaaaaaatatatatatatatatacccagtTCAGAATTCAGATAGATATATAAATTAAGCAATAACAGTCCATTAAGTaggtagaaaaaaaaaagagaaaaatatataatataccaCCATAATTACCACTTACCAAACAGCAAAATAAGCAAAAGATCAAGTAAACATTAATTCAACAGAATTCAGTTACAACTCAAATTAATCAAAGTACTAATTATGAATTACAAATCTAACAGTAGAAAAATAAGCTTATGATTGCCTCTCAACCTTTAACTAGAAAAGATTATTACTCTTAGTCTCTTAacaattataaaataaaaaagaaaaacaccAAATTCAAACAGATCTATTAATTTGTCTTTGAATCAGGCATTGGAAACAACCCAGCTCCAGCAGATCCACGTGGCGGTGAGAACCCTAAAAACTTCTGCAAATTTGTCCTTATACTAATCGAacacaaaaaatacaaaaatgccATTGAACAATCCGTCATATCATCACCAGGTAAACCTCTATGACTCATCTTTTGAACAATTTTAAAGGGTATAAATGGTAATTTAGCAACAACTTTCCCTTCAAATAAACTATTTAAAAACCCGAATACCATAAACAACACAACCGCAACAACAAACCCTGATTTGAATTTAAATAGCGATAAATCTCGGGTCGATTCTTTTAAGGATGTTTCGACCCGATCTATTTTTTTGgtttttgatttctttgtttGGATTGATGGGATTGGTTCGTTTGTTTTCATTGTTTCGAGTTTTTTTGAAGCTTTATCGATTGTGGATTTGAGAGATTTGTATGAAGTTGTACGGTAAATTAAGAGATATGAAATTGCTTCACATATTATTGCTGTGCATATTGAAATTCCAACAAGTGTTAAGCTATCTGAGTATTTGAAATTGGAGAGGAAGGTGGTTGCCATTGTTGATAGGTTAGAGAGAGAGTTGATTTGTGGATTGGTGAATTTTTCAGAGAAGAAAAGAGGTTAAAAGAAtcttaagggaccatttttataattttttttgtttgagaaaatgataAAGATGGTCCGTTATAATTGAGCGTATGTTCGAAATAGTCCCTCAAGTCTTGCTATTTGTTTGTTACATCCCTGTCTGTTCTTTCAAGCCAGCTTTTATCGAAAATAATgcttatgttgttgttgtagtcccTTAAGTATGGAGCATAATAATTTTTTAGTTGTTTAAGTTTGTTAAAAGTTTAACACTTTTAATCTTCGTTAAATATATAATACTAATTTGTGTTCTTTAGATTTGACGGAAACAGTGAAAGAAAAAGTCTTTAACTATAAATACTAAGAAAGTTTCATACAAAGCTAAAATATGTAACACAAAAAACTACACTAAATACGTAAATGATATAACAAATAACAAAAATTACACTTAAAAGTTGTACCAAGTTCTATAaataaactttaaaaaaaaaaaaaaacagaaactaCACAAATGGTACCTCTAAATGTGATTTCCAGCTAATTTCATTTCCCCCGCATTATTTCAGTCAAATATAATAGACAgagtttgttaaatattttatagagactaaaagtgttaatttTTGACAAATTCAAAGGACTAACTGTTAGGTGCATACTTCAAGAACTATTTTAGACCTATCCTCAAATATAAGggactatttttgtcattttctctaaCAAAAAATGAAGATGCCATTGATGATGATAGGAGAAAGAGAGAGTTCATATGTGGAGTTCATATGTGGATGCTGAATGGAAGAGAAGAAAAATAGGCAAAAAGGATCTCTAGTTCTTAACGACGAGAAacgatttttttcttcttttttatagTATAATATAATAATTTAAGGGGTCGTTTTGTATGAGAAAAGGGGGATATGGACTAAGTATGAATAAATTTATACCGTCAGTCAAATACAATATACATTTAGTTTCACATTTAATTATTGTATATCTCACCTTATTCTATCAA is drawn from Lycium barbarum isolate Lr01 chromosome 8, ASM1917538v2, whole genome shotgun sequence and contains these coding sequences:
- the LOC132607536 gene encoding uncharacterized protein LOC132607536; protein product: MATTFLSNFKYSDSLTLVGISICTAIICEAISYLLIYRTTSYKSLKSTIDKASKKLETMKTNEPIPSIQTKKSKTKKIDRVETSLKESTRDLSLFKFKSGFVVAVVLFMVFGFLNSLFEGKVVAKLPFIPFKIVQKMSHRGLPGDDMTDCSMAFLYFLCSISIRTNLQKFLGFSPPRGSAGAGLFPMPDSKTN